Proteins found in one Neodiprion lecontei isolate iyNeoLeco1 chromosome 6, iyNeoLeco1.1, whole genome shotgun sequence genomic segment:
- the LOC107226971 gene encoding protein SERAC1-like isoform X1, whose translation MYTPTRNVNINVFLHRGCWFCYQLRQTSQILSSVVPTKVLDLEHTQAEYIYVDDPRLQDVLLHRSNNDLNSTIVQEKPGITDTVITWWKSLNRSLAYRFLRIAQNGSLMDRQKAVYSLSYLKHLKDWDYWQIAQMLDARTAVALARMPNVDLRFFLRPPFWRMQHAPYEIIENLRLLLSELDKVCANCHPCLSQFLEKNFGNTQRGRLLFDHDLTAGGLPGPPNLKWDHVLLESCVQTLHHHSSLGEHSKDIANAGGLKVLMEVQKYCENDVNISIMLAKIFSNLSLYNEYLRDIYSLGWIGILARWAQHTDIRLSAPAGRALANLDADENVNQKYPRRIYLLHPLHRTRSSTKLDVVFIHGLLGGVFVTWRQRDSDSLTSGQPESSSLPSGLESMVSMSGEQPQEFLRDLAHDLEISEWKRVGHDFEVILDDFPKNTKRQAHGPFTCKGDDVCMAQEEQDRIHRTQCWPCDWLPSDVPSLRVLGVNYNTNLSMWLPLCPIEGIKATLNERSNELTTKLATAGVGRRPVIWVCHSMGGLLVKKILVQEWKNNDRNHICKNTRGIIFYSTPHRGSHVAALKQTTQMFVWPSVEVQELREGSKQLLELHNDFLKMLDEYPIDIISFSETKSTLVTPLKFPLQFVNPTSSDPGVGEFYEIPQDHLSICKPANRRSFLYQKVVNVIKRHLQPSKTINNIENLYT comes from the exons ATGTATACACCGACACGCAACGTCAATATCAACGTATTTTTACACAGGGGATGTTGGTTTTGCTACCAGCTACGTCAAACTTCGCAAATCCTCAGCTCGGTTGTGCCCACCAAAGTCTTGGACCTTGAGCATACACAGGCTGAATATATTTACGTAGATGATCCTCGTCTCCAAG ATGTGCTTTTGCATCGGAGCAACAACGATCTCAATTCAACAATTGTACAAGAAAAGCCTGGTATTACTGATACTGTGATAACATGGTGGAAATCTCTAAATAGAAGTTTGGCATACAGATTTCTTCGCATTGCTCAAAATGGTTCATTAATGGACCGACAGAAAGCTGTATATAGCTTGAGTTATCTTAAACATTTAAAAG ATTGGGACTATTGGCAAATTGCACAGATGTTAGATGCAAGAACTGCGGTTGCACTTGCACGAATGCCAAATGTAgatcttcgattttttctgAGACCACCTTTCTGGCGCATGCAACATGCtccatat GAAATAATCGAGAATCTAAGACTATTATTATCTGAACTGGATAAAGTATGTGCTAATTGTCACCCTTGCCTATCACAAtttcttgagaaaaattttggaaatacaCAGCGT GGTCGATTATTGTTCGATCACGATCTAACAGCTGGTGGTCTACCTGGACCGCCAAATTTAAAATGGGATCACGTACTGCTTGAATCCTGTGTCCAAACTTTGCATCATCATTCTTCACTCGGTGAACACAGTAAAG ATATTGCCAATGCAGGTGGTCTGAAAGTATTGATGGAAGTTCAAAAATACtgtgaaaatgatgtaaaCATATCTATTATGCTGGCTAAAATATTCTCAAACCTTAGTCTCTACAACGAATACTTGAGAGACATTTATTCATTGG GATGGATTGGCATATTAGCTAGATGGGCCCAGCATACAGATATAAGATTATCCGCACCTGCCGGACGAGCATTAGCAAATCTTGATGCTGATGAAAATGTGAACCAAAAATATCCACGGCGAATTTATCTTCTTCACCCCTTGCATAGAACTCGTTCATCTACTAAGTTAGATGTGGTTTTCATTCACGGCCTCTTAGGAGGGGTGTTTGTGACATGGAGACAGCGAGATTCTGACTCATTAACTTCAGGTCAACCCG AATCTTCATCATTACCTTCTGGATTAGAGTCAATGGTCAGCATGAGTGGTGAACAACCTCAAGAATTCCTGAGGGATTTAGCTCACGATTTGGAAATCAGCGAATGGAAACGCGTTGGGCACGATTTTGAGGTTATATTAGacgattttccaaaaaatacaaaacgtCAAGCGCATGGTCCATTCACATGCAAAGG GGATGATGTTTGTATGGCCCAAGAGGAACAGGATCGAATACACCGGACACAGTGTTGGCCCTGTGATTGGTTACCAAGCGATGTACCTTCTCTTCGTGTGCTAGGTGTGAATTATAATACCAATTTGTCAATGTGGCTGCCACTCTGTCCGATTGAAGGAATTAA GGCCACGCTTAATGAACGAAGCAATGAACTTACAACAAAGCTGGCAACGGCAGGAGTTGGAAGGCGGCCAGTTATATGGGTTTGCCACTCTATGGGTGGACTgcttgttaaaaaaatattggttcAAG aatggaaaaataatgaccGAAACCATATATGCAAAAACACACGTGGTATTATATTCTATAGTACACCACATCGAGGTTCCCATGTTGCGGCACTGAAACAAACCACTCAAATGTTTGTGTGGCCATCAGTTGAAGTTCAAGAACTTCGAGAAG GATCAAAGCAACTTCTCGAATTGCacaacgattttttaaaaatgctGGATGAATATCCAATTGATATTATCAGCTTCAGCGAAACTAAATCCACGCTCGTCACACCGTTGAAGTTTCCGCTGCAATTTGTCAATCCCACTTCATCAG atCCTGGTGTTGgtgaattttatgaaatacCTCAAGATCACTTGTCCATATGCAAACCAGCCAACAG acGGTCATTCCTATATCAGAAAGTCGTCAATGTCATAAAACGTCATTTACAACCTTCAAAAACGATTAAcaacattgaaaatttatacacttGA
- the LOC107226990 gene encoding 46 kDa FK506-binding nuclear protein produces MFWGLIIEPNKRYTQTVERSFHVSMASLDTNTGGSYTGVVQVMLHYENRTFLLCTLNKGAALQVPLDLNFQEGTEIAFSSNGSGLVHLTGYLVPEEDDLDDELEEEEEEEDIPQLIGKPSKRKATDSIKQSQNHLKRLKEEGEQQSSDEGDDDDELDEEDDGSDSDELQSALLDAEEEEDEDDDDDDDDDEGDEEEEEEEVVKPSSTTKKQKQQKQQQQQQQQQQQPAQKQQNKKQEKQKLLNGKDVKQDQKQQAKQQKKNKLEQQVQASKQEQKKRVIEGGVQIEDLTLGSGPPAKAGKFVSVYYVGRFKNGKKFDSCSQGDGFKFRLGKNEVIQGWDIGIVGMKTGGKRRITIPPALAYGAKGSPPAIPPNSVLVFEVDLRNVH; encoded by the exons ATGTTTTGGG GCTTAATTATAGAGCCGAATAAACGGTACACGCAAACCGTAGAACGGTCGTTTCACGTGTCCATGGCGAGCTTGGACACAAATACTGGAG GCTCGTATACTGGGGTTGTTCAAGTAATGCTTCATTACGAGAATCGGACTTTTCTTTTATGCACACTGAACAAAGGAGCTGCGCTGCAGGTTCCGTTGGATCTCAATTTTCAAGAAGGAACCGAAATAGCCTTTAGTTCCAATGGTAGCGGTCTTGTACATTTGACAGGATATCTAGTACCAGAAGAAGATGACCTAGATGATGAactagaagaagaagaagaagaggaggacaTTCCACAGCTCATTGGTAAACCAAGTAAACGCAAGGCCACAGATTCCATTAAACAATCTCAGAATCATTTGAAACGTCTGAAGGAGGAGGGAGAACAACAGTCTTCTGACGAAggtgatgacgatgatgaacTAGATGAAGAAGATGATGGGAGTGATTCAGATGAACTGCAAAGTGCGCTACTGGACgcggaagaggaggaggatgaagatgatgatgatgatgatgatgacgacgagggggatgaagaggaggaagaggaggaagtaGTCAAACCCTCATCAACcacaaagaaacaaaaacaacaaaagcagcagcagcaacaacaacaacaacaacaacaaccagCACAAAAACAACAGAATAAAAAGCAAGAAAAGCAGAAATTACTGAACGGCAAAGATGTCAAACAAGATCAGAAACAGCAAGCTAaacaacaaaagaaaaacaaacttgAACAGCAAGTCCAAGCTTCAAAGcaggaacaaaaaaaacgaGTAATTGAAGGTGGTGTACAAATAGAGGATTTAACACTTGGGTCTGGCCCTCCGGCAAAGGCtggaaaatttgtttcagtTTATTATGTAGGACGGtttaaaaatgggaaaaaatttgattcatgCAGTCAGGGAGATGGATTCAAGTTCCGTCTAGGGAAAAATGAAGTCATTCAAGGATGGGATATCGGTATTGTAGGAATGAAGACTGGCGGGAAAAGACGCATTACAATCCCACCAGCTTTGGC ATATGGAGCAAAAGGTTCACCACCAGCTATTCCACCCAACAGTGTACTTGTGTTTGAAGTTGACCTTAGGAATGTCCACTAG
- the LOC107226972 gene encoding uncharacterized protein LOC107226972 has product MVLRCNVKGCRSMSSTDKEHSFFRLPKDPETREKWLKFLGPKNCYGSIRICTDHFDNNQIRKKFPRPLLVQNAVPTIKPNEKSPEKSHSQKSVEGKHTESHLPETAKQNRVSPPRTQMDFRITDNHAASHLPEEAEQNRVSPPRTQMEFRITDNHTESHFPETTEQNRVAPPRTQMEFRITDNHTESHLSETTEQGKVSPSRTQIINIHANNIGQIIISDENRKIIVNIINDPKNPIVTY; this is encoded by the exons ATGGTGTTACGGTGCAACGTCAAAGGATGCCGAAGCATGTCAAGCACCGATAAAGAACATTCCTTCTTTCGATTACCGAAGGATCCCGAAAC gcgtgaaaaatggttgaaattcCTTGGACCAAAGAATTGCTATGGTAGCATTCGAATCTGTACAGACCATTTTGACAATAACCAGATTAGAAAGAAATTTCCAAGGCCTTTGTTAGTCCAAAACGCTGTACCAACCATTAAACCAAACGAAAAATCGCCCGAAAAATCACACAGTCAGAAATCTGTTGAAG GTAAACATACAGAGTCGCATTTGCCAGAAACTGCAAAACAGAACAGAGTATCGCCCCCACGAACACAGATGGACTTCCGTATTACAGATAATCATGCAGCATCGCATTTGCCAGAAGAAGCAGAACAGAACAGAGTATCACCCCCACGAACACAGATGGAATTCCGAATTACAGATAATCATACAGAATCGCATTTTCCAGAAACAACAGAACAGAACAGAGTAGCACCCCCACGGACGCAGATGGAATTCCGAATTACAGATAATCATACAGAGTCGCATTTGTCAGAAACAACAGAACAGGGCAAAGTATCACCCTCACGAACACAAATAATCAATATTCACGCCAATAACATAGGTCAGATAATAATCTCCGATGAAAACaggaaaataattgtaaatattatcaatGATCCAAAAAACCCAATAGTTACATATTAG
- the LOC107226971 gene encoding protein SERAC1-like isoform X2 → MYTPTRNVNINVFLHRGCWFCYQLRQTSQILSSVVPTKVLDLEHTQAEYIYVDDPRLQDWDYWQIAQMLDARTAVALARMPNVDLRFFLRPPFWRMQHAPYEIIENLRLLLSELDKVCANCHPCLSQFLEKNFGNTQRGRLLFDHDLTAGGLPGPPNLKWDHVLLESCVQTLHHHSSLGEHSKDIANAGGLKVLMEVQKYCENDVNISIMLAKIFSNLSLYNEYLRDIYSLGWIGILARWAQHTDIRLSAPAGRALANLDADENVNQKYPRRIYLLHPLHRTRSSTKLDVVFIHGLLGGVFVTWRQRDSDSLTSGQPESSSLPSGLESMVSMSGEQPQEFLRDLAHDLEISEWKRVGHDFEVILDDFPKNTKRQAHGPFTCKGDDVCMAQEEQDRIHRTQCWPCDWLPSDVPSLRVLGVNYNTNLSMWLPLCPIEGIKATLNERSNELTTKLATAGVGRRPVIWVCHSMGGLLVKKILVQEWKNNDRNHICKNTRGIIFYSTPHRGSHVAALKQTTQMFVWPSVEVQELREGSKQLLELHNDFLKMLDEYPIDIISFSETKSTLVTPLKFPLQFVNPTSSDPGVGEFYEIPQDHLSICKPANRRSFLYQKVVNVIKRHLQPSKTINNIENLYT, encoded by the exons ATGTATACACCGACACGCAACGTCAATATCAACGTATTTTTACACAGGGGATGTTGGTTTTGCTACCAGCTACGTCAAACTTCGCAAATCCTCAGCTCGGTTGTGCCCACCAAAGTCTTGGACCTTGAGCATACACAGGCTGAATATATTTACGTAGATGATCCTCGTCTCCAAG ATTGGGACTATTGGCAAATTGCACAGATGTTAGATGCAAGAACTGCGGTTGCACTTGCACGAATGCCAAATGTAgatcttcgattttttctgAGACCACCTTTCTGGCGCATGCAACATGCtccatat GAAATAATCGAGAATCTAAGACTATTATTATCTGAACTGGATAAAGTATGTGCTAATTGTCACCCTTGCCTATCACAAtttcttgagaaaaattttggaaatacaCAGCGT GGTCGATTATTGTTCGATCACGATCTAACAGCTGGTGGTCTACCTGGACCGCCAAATTTAAAATGGGATCACGTACTGCTTGAATCCTGTGTCCAAACTTTGCATCATCATTCTTCACTCGGTGAACACAGTAAAG ATATTGCCAATGCAGGTGGTCTGAAAGTATTGATGGAAGTTCAAAAATACtgtgaaaatgatgtaaaCATATCTATTATGCTGGCTAAAATATTCTCAAACCTTAGTCTCTACAACGAATACTTGAGAGACATTTATTCATTGG GATGGATTGGCATATTAGCTAGATGGGCCCAGCATACAGATATAAGATTATCCGCACCTGCCGGACGAGCATTAGCAAATCTTGATGCTGATGAAAATGTGAACCAAAAATATCCACGGCGAATTTATCTTCTTCACCCCTTGCATAGAACTCGTTCATCTACTAAGTTAGATGTGGTTTTCATTCACGGCCTCTTAGGAGGGGTGTTTGTGACATGGAGACAGCGAGATTCTGACTCATTAACTTCAGGTCAACCCG AATCTTCATCATTACCTTCTGGATTAGAGTCAATGGTCAGCATGAGTGGTGAACAACCTCAAGAATTCCTGAGGGATTTAGCTCACGATTTGGAAATCAGCGAATGGAAACGCGTTGGGCACGATTTTGAGGTTATATTAGacgattttccaaaaaatacaaaacgtCAAGCGCATGGTCCATTCACATGCAAAGG GGATGATGTTTGTATGGCCCAAGAGGAACAGGATCGAATACACCGGACACAGTGTTGGCCCTGTGATTGGTTACCAAGCGATGTACCTTCTCTTCGTGTGCTAGGTGTGAATTATAATACCAATTTGTCAATGTGGCTGCCACTCTGTCCGATTGAAGGAATTAA GGCCACGCTTAATGAACGAAGCAATGAACTTACAACAAAGCTGGCAACGGCAGGAGTTGGAAGGCGGCCAGTTATATGGGTTTGCCACTCTATGGGTGGACTgcttgttaaaaaaatattggttcAAG aatggaaaaataatgaccGAAACCATATATGCAAAAACACACGTGGTATTATATTCTATAGTACACCACATCGAGGTTCCCATGTTGCGGCACTGAAACAAACCACTCAAATGTTTGTGTGGCCATCAGTTGAAGTTCAAGAACTTCGAGAAG GATCAAAGCAACTTCTCGAATTGCacaacgattttttaaaaatgctGGATGAATATCCAATTGATATTATCAGCTTCAGCGAAACTAAATCCACGCTCGTCACACCGTTGAAGTTTCCGCTGCAATTTGTCAATCCCACTTCATCAG atCCTGGTGTTGgtgaattttatgaaatacCTCAAGATCACTTGTCCATATGCAAACCAGCCAACAG acGGTCATTCCTATATCAGAAAGTCGTCAATGTCATAAAACGTCATTTACAACCTTCAAAAACGATTAAcaacattgaaaatttatacacttGA
- the LOC107226979 gene encoding serine/threonine-protein phosphatase 4 regulatory subunit 2 — protein sequence MENPEEVLQALDEFQKLRPADIPKELEEYLSWVAKTGDPVYQWPLIKALFREKLLRVMTEFYESCPTLELAPCPNVEQFNYDMMKSALLDRLESFSNAPFTVQRICELLTAPRKEYNRVDKFMRAIEKNILVVSTREPGPAARRSENGDGMVNGSTEDNGSRSPYDMDLWARACTLATTVTVQTVETHSTIVNIHHLPTNIIPATELTIVKSSPVSVEAFTPYGADSELCDSEITAKGQDLPSTFTPSTSEIANIANLTSQIQPQDLNSTSGIQNLSNMVPEPSNIVGDVPEAIMNEDTNSQPSLDMENNENEAFESTKTLQTTFQSSDFISHGIKPQKFYSEEAKSVEKTIVQAESIRNDLEPLIELTQKPTEANTDVAKVTPEIVSSGENGEPAIPATVITADSIEMTENIDAATNAETIDKTTEKIKESNDIIQRNISGDDQMQVKERVTSDNDNNVQLKSETESALLDINIEKDSVSCAKISLSEKEAEVTLPPVTPEPIIPCTVETRENVTQNITISKETEITTDSKELNVLAKETEQIMEETLPTTEGSKRTDEFEESTECLAEKEKISDCVLQLQTLTTIKETSDENDTKITKSIVPDPLPIVEEPKEEVSVPDLETKQLIVDVTNEEHNTAVNTASSLGEKEKELIDTLKTEDALKANPDATDAQSGQAFLTEKPSSVVTNSALVQGVAPVESMEVDIAEGNQTFQQDEPMEQEVSDLDKS from the coding sequence ATGGAGAACCCGGAGGAGGTGCTGCAAGCACTagatgaatttcaaaagctACGACCTGCTGACATTCCAAAGGAACTTGAAGAGTATCTGTCTTGGGTAGCGAAAACAGGAGACCCTGTCTATCAGTGGCCTCTGATAAAAGCTCTCTTCCGAGAAAAGCTCCTACGAGTAATGACTGAGTTCTATGAGAGTTGCCCGACCTTAGAACTGGCACCCTGTCCAAACGTTGAGCAGTTCAACTACGATATGATGAAAAGTGCTCTCCTCGATCGACTCGAATCATTCTCCAATGCTCCCTTTACAGTGCAAAGAATTTGTGAGCTCCTAACTGCCCCACGCAAAGAGTACAACAGGGTAGATAAATTCATGCGAGCTATTGAAAAGAACATATTAGTTGTATCGACAAGAGAACCAGGGCCAGCGGCCAGACGAAGCGAGAATGGCGATGGTATGGTAAATGGGTCTACGGAGGACAACGGAAGTAGGTCACCTTACGATATGGACCTGTGGGCACGGGCTTGTACCTTGGCGACCACAGTCACTGTTCAAACAGTAGAAACGCATTCGACGATAGTCAATATACATCACCTTCCAACAAACATTATACCCGCGACTGAATTAACTATTGTAAAAAGTAGCCCAGTTTCTGTCGAAGCCTTCACACCGTACGGAGCCGATTCTGAGCTATGCGATTCTGAGATAACTGCAAAAGGCCAGGATCTACCTTCAACTTTCACCCCATCGACATCTGAAATTGCTAACATTGCAAATTTGACATCACAGATTCAACCGCAAGACCTCAATTCCACATCCGGGatccaaaatttatccaaTATGGTCCCCGAACCTTCTAATATAGTTGGAGATGTACCGGAAGCAATTATGAACGAAGATACCAACTCTCAGCCTAGCCTCGATATGGAGAATAATGAAAACGAGGCGTTTGAGTCAACTAAAACACTGCAGACTACATTCCAGTCCAGCGACTTTATCTCTCACGGCATCAAACCgcagaaattttattctgaaGAAGCTAAATCAGTTGAAAAAACTATCGTCCAAGCTGAATCCATAAGAAATGATCTAGAACCATTGATAGAGCTAACTCAAAAACCTACGGAAGCTAATACAGATGTTGCTAAAGTCACTCCAGAAATTGTATCTTCTGGAGAAAACGGGGAGCCAGCTATACCAGCAACAGTAATCACTGCTGATTCAATTGAAATGACTGAAAATATCGATGCAGCAACTAATGCTGAAACAATCGATAAAACCACAGAGAAAATCAAAGAAAGTAATGATATAATTCAAAGGAATATCAGTGGCGATGATCAGATGCAAGTAAAAGAACGTGTTACATCAGATAATGATAACAATGTGCAGCTTAAAAGCGAAACTGAAAGTGCTTTACtagatataaatattgaaaaagacAGCGTTAGTTGTGCCAAAATAAGTCTGAGCGAGAAAGAAGCTGAAGTTACGTTACCACCAGTAACACCAGAACCTATAATCCCCTGTACGGTTGAAACTAGAGAAAATGTTACACAGAATATCACAATATCCAAAGAAACGGAAATTACAACCGATTCTAAGGAATTAAATGTATTGGCCAAGGAAACTGAACAAATTATGGAAGAAACCCTACCTACTACAGAAGGCAGTAAACGAACCGATGAATTTGAGGAGAGTACAGAATGCCTAgcagaaaaggaaaaaatatctgaCTGCGTACTACAGCTGCAAACATTGACCACAATTAAAGAAACTAGCGACGAGAATGATACAAAAATCACAAAATCTATTGTTCCTGATCCATTGCCAATAGTAGAAGAGCCCAAAGAGGAAGTATCTGTTCCAGACTTAGAAACTAAACAACTGATAGTCGACGTTACTAATGAAGAACACAACACTGCAGTGAATACAGCTTCGTCACTAGGTGAAAAGGAGAAAGAATTGATTGATACTTTGAAAACAGAAGATGCTTTAAAGGCGAATCCAGACGCTACAGATGCTCAATCAGGTCAAGCATTCTTAACAGAGAAGCCCTCATCAGTCGTCACTAATTCAGCTTTAGTTCAAGGTGTTGCACCAGTTGAGTCGATGGAAGTCGACATTGCCGAAGGCAACCAGACTTTTCAGCAAGATGAGCCAATGGAGCAAGAAGTCAGTGATTTGGATAAAAGTTAA
- the LOC107226991 gene encoding eukaryotic translation initiation factor 3 subunit F → MALNLIVKVHPVVLFQIVDAYERRNADTHRVIGTLLGTVEKGIVEVTNCFCVPHKEYADQVEAELNYAMDLYDLNHRVNAQESIVGWWATGKEVTNHSSVIHEYYARECNNPVHLTLDTTMANTTRMGIKAYVCVQLGVPNGKQGCMFTPVRVQVTSYEPEIVGLQLCAKTQTLPPGQALSKQGGVEPMLDLAQIAEASTKLLTLVDQVLNYVDDVLAGKQIADNQVGRALLDMVHSVPKMSADQFDQMFNSNVKDLLMVVALSQLIKTQLQLNEKLTLLTTL, encoded by the exons ATGGCGCTTAACCTCATTGTCAAGGTGCACCCagttgttttatttcaaatagtCGATGCCTACGAGCGACGTAATGCGGATACTCACCGTGTCATCGGAACCCTGCTTG GGACGGTGGAGAAGGGCATTGTTGAAGTAACAAATTGCTTCTGCGTACCTCACAAGGAATATGCAGATCAGGTCGAAGCCGAGCTGAACTACGCAATGGATCTGTACGACTTAAATCACCGAGTAAATGCCCAAGAAAGCATAGTGGGTTGGTGGGCTACTGGAAAAGAG GTTACCAATCACTCATCTGTCATCCATGAGTATTATGCCCGAGAATGCAATAATCCAGTTCATTTAACTCTGGACACAACAATGGCCAACACTACTAGAATGGGTATCAAGGCATACGTATGCGTCCAATTGGGTGTGCCAAATGGCAAGCAGGGTTGTATGTTTACACCTGTCAGAgttcag GTCACTTCTTATGAACCTGAGATCGTAGGGCTACAACTATGCGCTAAAACACAAACTTTACCTCCGGGTCAAGCACTTTCAAAGCAGGGGGGAGTAGAACCAATGTTAGACCTGGCACAAATAGCAGAAGCTAGCACTAAACTACTGACTTTGGTAGACCAAGTCCTCAATTACGTAGATGATGTTTTGGCAGGCAAACAAATTGCTGATAATCAG GTTGGGCGAGCCCTGTTAGATATGGTACATTCGGTACCTAAAATGTCAGCTGATCAGTTCGACCAAATGTTTAACAGCAATGTCAAGGACCTCCTCATGGTTGTTGCTCTTTCCCAGTTAATCAAAACTCAACTACAGCTGAACGAGAAGCTCACCCTTCTGACTACCTTATGA
- the LOC107226989 gene encoding uncharacterized protein LOC107226989, whose product MTFNISMQAVACLLIFATSIIAIQAQCSVSINGDLPAPQPLVLNVGEGAGFRHPVDTSGTLSFAAGENVRLVCTGTNNKFVNLDSTESDVLATCVSGSKFTVDGVSIEFSDLACSFLPWHWQRKSGNTCLGSYTDVEIGFDLGTEWITTINACHDETRLETLYTTFKLVKEIGGFQTGFPRPSWVQGIFYPGYTLATQYNRATQIATMGTLLGSADLGTQYIHATNDYFLARGHTTAKADFVYGSQHRATFYYVNQSPQWQTFNGGNWNSLENDVRNYASNTYQDLTVYTGVYGIAQLPNVDGVLTDLYLYADEAGNRAIPVPKFFWKILYNETTQLGTAFIGVNNPYLTTVTSDYYICSDISSQIQWLTWSANSVPLGISYACTVDSLRNVVETIPSFTVKGILS is encoded by the exons ATGACATTCAACATCAGCATGCAGGCTGTTGCGTGTCTTCTTATTTTTGCGACGTCTATCATCGCGATTCAAG CGCAGTGCTCAGTTTCCATAAATGGAGACTTACCTGCCCCACAGCCCCTGGTCTTAAATGTGGGTGAAGGAGCAGGATTTCGACATCCAGTAGACACTTCTGGAACACTCAGTTTTGCTGCTGGAGAGAATGTCCGGTTGGTGTGCACTGGGACAAATAACAAATTTGTAAATCTCGATAGCACTGAAAGCGATGTACTGGCAACCTGCGTTAGCGGAAGCAAATTCACTGTTGATGGTGTATCGATAGAATTCAGTGACTTGGCATGCAGCTTCCTACCATGGCACTGGCAGCGCAAAAGTGGGAACACGTGTCTTGGCTCATACACCGATGTTGAAATAGGATTCGACCTGGGCACTGAATGGATAACAACTATAAACGCATGTCACGACGAAACGCGACTTGAAACGCTCTACACAACTTTTAAATTAGTTAAAGAAATCGGTGGTTTCCAGACAGGATTTCCAAGGCCCAGTTGGGTCCAGGGTATTTTTTACCCTGGTTATACATTGGCCACTCAATATAATCGAGCTACTCAAATCGCAACGATGGGAACGCTTTTAGGATCTGCCGATCTTGGCACTCAATACATTCACGCAACTAATGACTACTTCTTGGCACGTGGACATACGACCGCGAAAGCAGACTTTGTCTATGGCTCTCAGCACCGCGCTACATTCTATTATGTAAACCAGTCGCCTCAATGGCAAACTTTCAATGGTGGTAATTGGAATTCACTTGAAAATGACGTACGTAATTACGCCAGTAACACTTACCAAGATTTGACAGTTTATACCGGGGTTTATGGCATTGCTCAGTTACCGAACGTTGATGGAGTCTTGACTGATCTTTATCTCTATGCTGATGAGGCTGGAAATCGTGCTATTCCTGTTCCAAAGTTCTTTTGGAAAATCCTTTACAATGAAACAACACAACTTGGCACAGCATTCATTGGCGTCAATAACCCATATCTGACTACAGTCACCAGTGATTATTATATCTGTTCTGACATAAGTTCACAGATTCAATGGCTTACATGGTCAGCTAATTCGGTGCCTCTTGGTATATCTTATGCTTGCACAGTCGATAGTCTCAGAAATGTTGTTGAAACTATTCCCTCATTTACAGTCAAAGGCATTCTTTCTTAA